Proteins from a genomic interval of Desulfovibrio piger:
- a CDS encoding cytochrome c peroxidase yields MKEKLLASAALVLLACTPAMAQGLDDVKHKFASVSGIVQDKCMACHSRGYDLPFYAKVPGISAIIEKDYRDGIRAMDLNQELVQRKDRPVGETVLAKMEWVILNDTMPPAKFAVVHWGSRLSDQDKKDILTWVAQTRKAHYATDAAPEHANEPIQPIPHRLPVDEAKVALGKTLFNDARLSADSTVACATCHAMDKAGTDNARFSEGIRKQLGDVNAPTTFNAVFNFVQFWDGRAADLQEQAGGPPLNPIEMGSKDWDEIVARLAADAELTAKFRAVYPDGWSGKNITDAIAEYEKTLISPDSRFDRWLRGDKSALTAAEVEGYERFKAYRCASCHVGKSMGGQSYEYLDLKKDYFADRGGKPLGSDKGRFNASGKEEDMHRFKVPNLRNVELTHPYLHDGTVTTLDEAVRIMGIYCSGLDVPQKDRALIVGFLRTLTGQHEGRPVQGEAVAR; encoded by the coding sequence ATGAAGGAAAAACTGCTGGCTTCCGCGGCCCTCGTGCTGCTGGCCTGTACCCCTGCCATGGCGCAGGGGCTGGACGATGTGAAGCACAAGTTCGCCAGTGTCTCTGGCATCGTGCAGGACAAGTGCATGGCCTGCCACTCCCGCGGCTATGACCTGCCGTTCTATGCCAAGGTCCCCGGCATCAGCGCCATCATCGAAAAAGACTACAGGGACGGCATCCGCGCCATGGATCTCAACCAGGAGCTGGTGCAGCGCAAGGATCGCCCCGTGGGCGAGACCGTGCTGGCCAAGATGGAATGGGTCATCCTCAATGACACCATGCCGCCCGCCAAGTTCGCCGTGGTGCACTGGGGCAGCCGCCTGTCCGACCAGGACAAGAAGGACATCCTGACCTGGGTGGCCCAGACCCGCAAGGCCCACTACGCCACGGACGCCGCTCCCGAGCATGCCAACGAGCCCATCCAGCCCATCCCCCACCGTCTGCCCGTGGACGAGGCCAAGGTGGCCCTGGGCAAGACCCTGTTCAACGATGCCCGCCTCTCCGCCGACAGCACCGTGGCCTGCGCCACCTGCCATGCCATGGACAAGGCCGGCACGGACAACGCCCGCTTCTCCGAAGGCATCCGCAAGCAGCTGGGCGATGTGAACGCCCCCACCACCTTCAATGCCGTGTTCAACTTCGTGCAGTTCTGGGACGGCCGCGCTGCCGACCTGCAGGAACAGGCCGGTGGCCCGCCGCTGAACCCCATCGAGATGGGCAGCAAGGACTGGGACGAGATCGTGGCCCGTCTGGCCGCCGATGCCGAACTGACCGCCAAGTTCCGCGCCGTCTATCCTGACGGCTGGTCCGGCAAGAACATCACGGACGCCATCGCCGAATACGAAAAGACCCTCATCTCGCCCGACAGCCGCTTCGACCGCTGGCTGCGCGGCGACAAGAGCGCCCTGACCGCCGCCGAAGTGGAAGGCTACGAGCGCTTCAAGGCCTACCGCTGCGCCTCCTGCCACGTGGGCAAGAGCATGGGCGGCCAGTCCTACGAATATCTGGACCTCAAGAAGGACTACTTCGCCGACCGCGGCGGCAAGCCCCTGGGTTCCGACAAGGGCCGCTTCAACGCCAGCGGCAAGGAAGAGGACATGCACCGCTTCAAGGTGCCCAACCTGCGCAACGTGGAGCTGACCCATCCCTACCTGCACGACGGCACCGTGACCACTCTGGACGAAGCCGTGCGCATCATGGGCATCTACTGCTCCGGCCTGGACGTGCCCCAGAAGGACCGTGCCCTCATCGTGGGCTTCCTGCGCACCCTGACCGGCCAGCATGAAGGCCGTCCCGTGCAGGGCGAGGCCGTGGCCCGCTAA
- a CDS encoding carboxyl transferase domain-containing protein, protein MDNTIEKRIQSLNDRLSYTRDIFAGKHEDSIRLLDEKLTEFTNRVRNGEVEDPHTEIVSLEDLFVFVEKRLEKLITPMDRVRIVRHPQRICLRDILENVYDNFTEVGGQDEHSLDPSMLIARAVITRRRGKKMHTQSVMVIGQEKGHGAEFRNGGSVKPWGNAKALQYMRVAETEGIPIHCYIFTPGSYPIEDYPGAAQQIARNIYTMAGLRVPVISIISEGGSGGAEAIGLADKRLMLSHGYYSVISPEGGAAIEGRLKAGQRAAPELIEHCAQNLHITAQDNLSFGYIDSVVQEPALGARPHHFDFFRSLRQEVLRATDEVVITNTKPPMIRGLALARLRNPEANLDEMYVRWGMSGAAKNRMRERRQQKFLRLSRAAAIDNRPFLAKNAAALRDWVTKPWMHFKYDFVRRHQRKLHNIMEELSSEWDVFKGRLFSPWKRIASPAEKKATAKELTTLSNWVDDNRVSKWNYLSPRYKVDRTITCPNSASYGCLDLWGPDLFAEFAGVCSHCGYHFPMEPEWYVQNVFDKGSVFEFNREIEAGNPLNFPNFEERIKAAQEKTGCRSGCMTFEARIDGTKLVVAMLMGTFRGGSFGAAEGYKFVEAAARAAKKRYPFLAYVHGTAGIRIQEGTHGVIQMPRCTVAVRRYIESGGLYLVLYDTNSFAGPVASFLGCAPYQFAVRSSNIGFAGPGVIKETTGMDIPPKYHRSYRALSRGHIQGIWDRRQIRANLKQALLTMGGRNLYYR, encoded by the coding sequence ATGGACAACACTATCGAAAAACGCATCCAAAGCCTGAACGACAGGCTCTCGTATACGCGCGACATCTTCGCCGGCAAGCACGAGGACAGCATCCGCCTGCTGGACGAGAAGCTGACCGAGTTCACCAATCGTGTGCGCAACGGCGAGGTCGAGGATCCCCATACCGAGATCGTTTCCCTGGAAGACCTTTTCGTCTTCGTGGAAAAACGCCTGGAAAAGCTCATCACGCCCATGGACCGCGTGCGCATCGTGCGCCATCCCCAGCGCATCTGCCTGCGTGACATCCTGGAGAACGTCTACGACAACTTCACCGAAGTGGGCGGCCAGGACGAGCACAGCCTCGACCCCAGCATGCTCATCGCCCGTGCGGTCATCACCCGCCGCCGCGGCAAGAAGATGCACACCCAGTCCGTCATGGTCATCGGCCAGGAAAAAGGCCACGGCGCCGAGTTCCGCAACGGCGGCTCCGTGAAGCCCTGGGGCAATGCCAAGGCCCTGCAGTACATGCGCGTGGCCGAGACCGAAGGCATCCCCATCCACTGCTACATCTTCACGCCCGGTTCCTACCCCATCGAGGACTACCCCGGCGCGGCCCAGCAGATCGCCCGCAACATCTACACCATGGCCGGTCTGCGCGTGCCCGTCATCTCCATCATCTCCGAGGGCGGTTCCGGCGGCGCCGAGGCCATCGGCCTGGCCGACAAGCGCCTCATGCTCTCCCACGGCTACTACTCGGTCATCTCGCCCGAAGGCGGGGCCGCCATCGAAGGTCGCCTCAAGGCCGGCCAGCGCGCCGCGCCCGAGCTCATCGAGCATTGCGCCCAGAACCTGCACATCACCGCGCAGGACAACCTCTCCTTCGGCTACATCGACAGCGTGGTGCAGGAACCCGCCCTGGGCGCCCGCCCGCACCACTTCGACTTCTTCCGCTCCCTGCGGCAGGAAGTGCTGCGCGCCACCGACGAGGTGGTCATCACCAACACCAAGCCGCCCATGATCCGCGGCCTGGCCCTGGCGCGCCTGCGCAACCCCGAAGCCAACCTGGACGAGATGTACGTGCGCTGGGGCATGTCCGGCGCGGCCAAGAACCGCATGCGCGAACGCCGCCAGCAGAAGTTCCTGCGCCTCTCCCGCGCGGCCGCCATCGACAACCGTCCCTTCCTGGCCAAGAACGCCGCCGCCCTGCGCGACTGGGTGACCAAGCCCTGGATGCACTTCAAGTACGACTTCGTGCGCCGTCACCAGCGCAAGCTGCACAACATCATGGAAGAGCTGAGCAGCGAATGGGATGTGTTCAAGGGCCGCCTCTTCAGCCCCTGGAAGCGCATCGCCAGCCCGGCGGAAAAGAAGGCCACGGCCAAGGAACTGACCACCCTTTCCAACTGGGTGGACGACAACCGCGTGAGCAAGTGGAACTACCTGTCGCCGCGCTACAAGGTCGACCGTACCATCACCTGCCCCAACAGCGCCTCGTACGGCTGCCTCGACCTCTGGGGCCCCGATCTGTTCGCCGAGTTCGCGGGCGTGTGCAGCCATTGCGGCTACCACTTCCCCATGGAGCCCGAATGGTACGTGCAGAACGTCTTCGACAAGGGCTCGGTCTTTGAGTTCAACCGCGAGATCGAAGCCGGCAACCCGCTGAACTTCCCCAACTTCGAGGAACGCATCAAGGCCGCCCAGGAAAAGACCGGCTGCCGCAGCGGCTGCATGACCTTCGAGGCCCGCATCGACGGCACCAAGCTGGTGGTGGCCATGCTCATGGGCACATTCCGCGGCGGTTCCTTCGGCGCGGCCGAAGGCTACAAGTTCGTGGAGGCCGCCGCCCGCGCCGCCAAGAAGCGCTATCCCTTCCTGGCCTATGTGCACGGCACCGCCGGCATCCGCATCCAGGAAGGCACCCACGGCGTCATCCAGATGCCCCGCTGCACCGTGGCCGTGCGCCGCTACATCGAGTCCGGCGGCCTGTACCTGGTGCTGTACGATACCAACTCCTTCGCCGGTCCCGTGGCCAGCTTCCTGGGTTGCGCTCCCTACCAGTTCGCGGTGCGCTCCTCCAACATCGGCTTTGCCGGCCCCGGCGTCATCAAGGAGACCACGGGCATGGACATCCCGCCCAAGTATCACCGCTCCTACCGGGCCCTGTCCCGCGGCCATATCCAGGGCATCTGGGACCGCCGCCAGATCCGTGCCAACCTCAAGCAGGCGCTGCTCACCATGGGCGGCCGCAACCTGTACTACCGTTAG
- a CDS encoding purine-nucleoside phosphorylase — translation MQNWEEVQLAVAALRQRLGAALPSRPDAAIILGTGLSGLVERMEDTVSVPYADLPGFPVSTVDSHAGAFVLGRLGGRTVLVQQGRCHLYEGFGPDKVCMGVRVMAGLGADTLILTNAAGALDPQFDAGGLMCISDQINFTGVSPLSGPNHEAWGERFPDMSAIYDAGLRDLACRCALELGIRLERGVYIGVRGPQMESPAETRMFRQWGADAVGMSSVLEVIAARHMGLRVLGISCLTNKNLPDCMRPAPLEEVIAVAGRAGKDLGRLVEAVVTKL, via the coding sequence ATGCAAAACTGGGAAGAAGTCCAGCTTGCGGTGGCGGCGCTGCGCCAGCGTCTGGGGGCCGCGCTGCCCTCCCGGCCCGATGCGGCCATCATCCTGGGCACCGGTCTTTCGGGGCTCGTGGAACGCATGGAGGACACGGTCAGCGTGCCCTATGCCGACCTGCCGGGCTTCCCGGTGTCCACGGTGGACTCCCATGCCGGGGCCTTCGTGCTGGGACGTCTGGGCGGCCGCACCGTGCTGGTGCAGCAGGGCCGCTGCCATCTGTACGAAGGCTTCGGGCCGGACAAGGTCTGCATGGGCGTGCGCGTCATGGCCGGGCTGGGCGCGGACACGCTTATCCTTACCAACGCGGCGGGCGCCCTGGACCCGCAGTTCGATGCGGGCGGGCTCATGTGCATCAGCGACCAGATCAACTTTACCGGCGTCTCTCCCCTGAGCGGGCCCAACCATGAGGCCTGGGGCGAGCGCTTCCCCGACATGAGCGCCATCTACGACGCCGGCCTGCGCGACCTGGCCTGCCGGTGCGCGCTCGAGCTGGGCATCCGGCTGGAGCGCGGCGTCTACATCGGCGTGCGCGGCCCGCAAATGGAGAGCCCCGCCGAGACCCGCATGTTCCGCCAGTGGGGCGCCGATGCCGTGGGCATGAGCTCCGTGCTGGAGGTCATCGCCGCCCGCCATATGGGCCTGCGCGTGCTGGGCATCTCCTGCCTCACCAACAAGAACCTGCCCGACTGCATGCGGCCCGCGCCGCTGGAAGAAGTCATCGCCGTGGCCGGCCGGGCCGGGAAGGACCTGGGCCGCCTTGTGGAAGCGGTGGTGACAAAGTTGTAA
- a CDS encoding biotin carboxylase N-terminal domain-containing protein — protein METSQKDSLQQHKVLVANRGEIAIRIMRACRKLGVAFTAIFTAEDAASGHVRYARENGGERSLFRVSSYHDANELMSVADQAGCTAVHPGYGFFAEDFRFARRVTRRDRKMIFIGPSWKIIRELGDKINTKRLARSLDVPTVPGSDRPIYDEMEAERIARSVFEFQVQQGIKRPLVLVKASAGGGGMGIEEVYDIDNFRSVYRRIRNYALRQFKDEGVLIEQRITDFNHLEVQIVSDRSGKNPVHFGTRNCSIQSTGLQKRVEVAPGFVPAQMDYSFDAAKVLQDIVHYSLTMARKVGYDNVGTWEWIVTRQGEPFLMEVNTRIQVENGVSARISSIRNHEGPVDLIAEQIRIGLGEPLGYTQDDVTFDGVGIEYRLIAEDPEHGFTPWVGRIERFAWKEEPWLTMLTHVPTDTPYEIPTEFDPNLALAIIWGKDLAEARERGVSFLDNLHLEGRNNAGEALKSNVDFLRANTARTLRF, from the coding sequence TTGGAGACCAGCCAGAAAGACTCTTTGCAACAACACAAGGTTCTCGTCGCCAACCGCGGCGAGATCGCCATACGCATCATGCGGGCCTGCCGCAAGCTGGGTGTGGCCTTTACCGCCATCTTTACCGCCGAAGACGCCGCTTCGGGCCATGTGCGCTACGCCCGCGAGAACGGCGGCGAACGCAGCCTGTTCCGTGTTTCTTCCTATCATGACGCCAACGAACTGATGTCCGTGGCCGACCAGGCCGGCTGCACGGCCGTGCATCCCGGTTACGGTTTCTTCGCCGAGGACTTCCGCTTTGCCCGTCGCGTGACCAGGCGCGACCGCAAGATGATCTTCATCGGCCCCTCGTGGAAGATCATCCGCGAGCTGGGCGACAAGATCAACACCAAACGTCTGGCCCGCAGCCTGGACGTGCCCACCGTTCCCGGTTCCGACCGCCCCATCTATGACGAGATGGAAGCCGAGCGCATCGCCCGCAGCGTGTTCGAGTTCCAGGTGCAGCAGGGCATCAAGCGCCCGCTGGTGCTGGTCAAGGCTTCGGCCGGCGGTGGCGGCATGGGCATCGAGGAAGTGTACGACATCGACAACTTCCGCTCCGTGTACCGCCGCATCCGCAACTACGCCCTGCGCCAGTTCAAGGACGAGGGCGTGCTCATCGAACAGCGCATCACGGACTTCAACCACCTGGAAGTCCAGATCGTGTCCGACCGCAGCGGCAAGAACCCCGTGCACTTCGGCACCCGCAACTGCTCCATCCAGTCCACCGGCCTGCAGAAGCGCGTGGAAGTGGCCCCCGGCTTCGTGCCCGCCCAGATGGACTACAGCTTCGATGCCGCCAAGGTGCTGCAGGACATCGTCCACTACTCCCTGACCATGGCCCGCAAGGTGGGCTATGACAACGTGGGCACCTGGGAATGGATCGTCACCCGCCAGGGCGAGCCCTTCCTCATGGAAGTGAACACCCGCATCCAGGTGGAGAACGGCGTCTCGGCCCGCATCTCCAGCATCCGCAACCACGAGGGCCCCGTGGACCTCATCGCCGAACAGATCCGCATCGGTCTGGGCGAGCCCCTGGGCTACACCCAGGACGACGTGACCTTCGACGGCGTGGGCATCGAATACCGCCTCATCGCCGAAGACCCCGAACACGGCTTCACCCCCTGGGTGGGCCGCATCGAGCGCTTTGCCTGGAAGGAAGAGCCCTGGCTCACCATGCTGACCCACGTGCCCACCGACACGCCTTACGAGATCCCCACCGAATTCGACCCCAACCTGGCCCTGGCCATCATCTGGGGCAAGGATCTGGCCGAGGCCCGGGAACGCGGCGTCTCCTTCCTGGACAACCTGCACCTGGAAGGCCGGAACAACGCCGGTGAAGCGCTCAAGTCCAACGTGGACTTCCTGCGGGCCAACACCGCCCGCACCCTGCGCTTCTAG
- a CDS encoding biotin attachment protein gives MINISALLDEIKASPYREIVIRTPHTGVVTFADIKEGDEVLGPQGQWKEKPGTRLATLERERNPKPICSPEKGIISKIHSQLEGMFVEAGTPLMVIRHMLTRSEVEHQILKKALYLFRAPERAKYYFTPEVDKKIRAADAHSVVVRDGMELLIMSRMKREVPLHYSGPTGVIYAVYFSYNENMDADAPLIGVCPEDQLPVIQDVIVRVQTEWTEKG, from the coding sequence ATGATCAACATTTCCGCATTGCTGGATGAGATAAAAGCCTCCCCCTACCGCGAGATCGTCATCCGTACGCCCCACACCGGCGTGGTGACTTTCGCCGACATCAAGGAAGGCGACGAGGTCCTCGGCCCCCAGGGCCAGTGGAAGGAAAAGCCCGGCACCCGCCTGGCCACCCTGGAACGCGAACGCAACCCCAAACCCATCTGCTCGCCTGAAAAGGGCATCATCAGCAAGATCCACAGCCAGCTCGAAGGCATGTTCGTGGAGGCCGGCACGCCCCTGATGGTCATCCGCCACATGCTCACCCGCAGCGAAGTGGAACACCAGATCCTCAAGAAGGCCCTGTACCTGTTCCGCGCGCCCGAGCGGGCCAAGTATTACTTCACCCCCGAGGTGGACAAGAAGATCCGCGCCGCGGACGCCCACTCCGTGGTGGTGCGCGACGGCATGGAGCTGCTCATCATGTCGCGCATGAAGCGTGAGGTGCCCCTGCACTACAGCGGCCCCACGGGCGTCATCTACGCCGTCTACTTCAGCTACAACGAGAACATGGATGCGGACGCCCCCCTCATCGGCGTCTGCCCCGAAGACCAGCTGCCCGTCATCCAGGACGTCATCGTGCGCGTCCAGACCGAGTGGACGGAAAAGGGCTAG
- the sat gene encoding sulfate adenylyltransferase, with translation MSKLVPPHGGKGLVCCLLEGAALEEEKKKAAGLKQIEISSRAKGDLIMMGIGGFSPLNGFMNKADWKSVCEKMTLADGTFWPVPVTLDISAEDAKGLNAGDEVALVRKGEIMATLKVEEVYEMTEADKKWECELVFKGEGPDSEKFWEVAPNDHPGVKMVLAQKEYNLAGTVKVLSQGEFPEKFPGVYMTPAQLREKMDERGWQKVAALQLRNPMHRSHEYLAKIGVEVCDGVVIHSLVGALKPGDIPAEVRVKCIDTLVDKYFVKDFVIQAGYPLDMRYAGPREALLHATFRQNYGINNLLVGRDHAGVGDFYGMFEAQEIFRKIPVPAEEGKRLLCQPLNIDWTFYCKKCDGMASMRTCPHSKEDRVILSGTKLRKMLSEGAEVPDHFGREEVLAILREYYSGLTQKVEIKMQRAASGSTM, from the coding sequence ATGTCCAAACTGGTTCCCCCTCATGGTGGCAAGGGCCTGGTGTGTTGTCTTCTGGAAGGCGCGGCGTTGGAAGAAGAAAAGAAAAAGGCTGCCGGCCTGAAGCAGATTGAGATTTCCTCTCGCGCCAAGGGCGACCTGATCATGATGGGCATCGGTGGCTTCTCTCCCCTGAACGGCTTCATGAACAAAGCCGACTGGAAGAGCGTGTGCGAAAAGATGACCCTGGCCGACGGTACCTTCTGGCCCGTGCCGGTGACCCTGGACATCTCCGCTGAAGACGCCAAGGGCCTGAACGCCGGCGACGAAGTGGCCCTGGTCCGCAAGGGCGAGATCATGGCTACTCTGAAGGTCGAAGAAGTCTATGAAATGACCGAAGCCGACAAGAAGTGGGAATGCGAGCTGGTGTTCAAGGGCGAAGGCCCCGACTCCGAAAAGTTCTGGGAAGTGGCCCCCAATGACCATCCCGGCGTGAAGATGGTCCTGGCCCAGAAGGAATACAACTTGGCCGGTACCGTGAAGGTCCTGTCCCAGGGCGAATTCCCCGAAAAGTTCCCCGGCGTGTACATGACCCCCGCACAGCTGCGCGAAAAGATGGACGAACGCGGCTGGCAGAAGGTTGCCGCCCTGCAGCTGCGCAACCCCATGCACCGCTCTCACGAATACCTGGCCAAGATCGGCGTGGAAGTGTGCGACGGCGTCGTGATCCACTCCCTGGTGGGCGCCCTGAAACCCGGTGACATCCCGGCCGAAGTGCGCGTAAAATGCATCGACACCCTGGTCGACAAGTACTTCGTGAAAGACTTCGTCATCCAGGCCGGCTATCCTCTGGACATGCGCTATGCCGGTCCCCGCGAAGCCCTGCTGCACGCCACCTTCCGCCAGAACTACGGCATCAACAACCTGCTGGTCGGCCGTGATCACGCCGGTGTGGGCGACTTCTACGGCATGTTCGAAGCCCAGGAAATCTTCCGCAAGATCCCTGTGCCCGCCGAAGAAGGCAAGCGTCTGCTCTGCCAGCCTCTGAACATCGACTGGACCTTCTACTGCAAGAAGTGCGACGGCATGGCCTCCATGCGTACCTGCCCCCACAGCAAGGAAGACCGCGTCATCCTGTCCGGTACCAAGCTGCGTAAGATGCTGTCCGAAGGCGCTGAAGTGCCGGATCATTTCGGTCGTGAAGAAGTGCTCGCCATCCTGCGCGAATACTACTCCGGCCTGACCCAAAAGGTCGAAATCAAGATGCAGCGCGCTGCTTCCGGTTCCACCATGTAA
- a CDS encoding single-stranded DNA-binding protein, whose amino-acid sequence MLNKVMIIGRLGRDPELRYTQSGSPVATLNVATDESYMDRDGNKVERTEWHRVSVFQRQAENCANFLTKGSLVYVEGSLQTRKWQDQNGQDRYTTEIKAQRVQFLDRRSDGPRADMGGYEDDYGAPAPAPRAPRGGNMGGGQRQAPRRPAPQQRDDDLGPAFPSEASNMDEVPF is encoded by the coding sequence ATGCTGAACAAAGTCATGATCATCGGTCGCCTCGGCCGCGACCCCGAACTGCGCTACACCCAGAGCGGTTCCCCTGTGGCCACCCTCAATGTGGCCACCGACGAATCCTACATGGACCGTGACGGCAACAAGGTGGAACGTACCGAATGGCACCGTGTGTCCGTGTTCCAGCGCCAGGCCGAGAACTGCGCCAACTTCCTGACCAAGGGCAGCCTCGTCTACGTGGAAGGCAGCCTGCAGACCCGCAAGTGGCAGGACCAGAACGGCCAGGACCGTTACACTACCGAGATCAAGGCCCAGCGCGTCCAGTTCCTGGATCGCCGCAGCGATGGCCCCCGTGCCGACATGGGCGGCTATGAAGACGACTATGGTGCGCCTGCGCCCGCTCCCCGCGCTCCCCGCGGCGGCAACATGGGCGGCGGCCAGCGCCAGGCCCCGCGCCGTCCCGCGCCCCAGCAGCGCGACGACGATCTGGGTCCCGCCTTCCCCTCCGAAGCTTCCAACATGGACGAAGTGCCCTTCTAG
- the typA gene encoding translational GTPase TypA: MQQNDKLRNVAIIAHVDHGKTTLVDALFRQSGVFRADQQVDDRVMDSMDLERERGITIAAKNCAVHWNGVKINIIDTPGHADFGGEVERSLSMASGAILLVDASEGPLPQTRFVLRKTLEAGLPVVVVINKIDRKDARPDEVLNEVYDLFIDLDASDEQLEFPVLYAIGRAGVAMRNIDDEQKDLTPLFETILEKIPGPSYDPEQPFQMLVADLDYSDYLGRLAVGRIMHGSIYANESLACIGEDGQARPLRASKIQVYEGLQLAEVDKAQPGDIVVVAGIEDVTIGDTICTRENPRALPRIRVDEPTVAMRFGINTSPLAGREGKLVQSRMIRDRLNRECLRNVAVRVEDTTDKDAFLVKGRGEFQMAILIETMRREGFELSVGRPEVILKKDENGKTLEPIEHLYVDCDEVFMGVVTDKINQRKGRMLNCTNNGTGRVRLEFSVPSRGLIGYRDEFLTDTKGTGIMNSYLEGYEEWRGDFPTRYSGSIVADRPGNAVAYALFNLEPRGTLFVEPGDPVYEGMIVGEHNRDNDIDVNATKEKKLTNLRAAGKDENVILTPVKKMTLEHALHFVREDELVEVTPVSLRLRKVELSAQKRYQMAGAKKKA; encoded by the coding sequence ATGCAGCAGAATGACAAACTTCGTAACGTGGCTATCATCGCCCACGTTGACCACGGCAAAACGACCCTGGTGGACGCCCTTTTCCGTCAGAGCGGCGTGTTTCGAGCAGACCAGCAGGTCGATGACCGCGTCATGGACAGCATGGATCTGGAACGCGAACGCGGCATCACCATCGCGGCCAAGAACTGCGCCGTGCACTGGAACGGCGTGAAGATCAACATCATCGACACCCCCGGTCACGCCGACTTTGGCGGTGAAGTGGAACGTTCGCTCTCCATGGCCAGCGGCGCCATCCTGCTGGTGGACGCCTCCGAAGGCCCGCTGCCCCAGACCCGTTTCGTACTGCGCAAGACCCTGGAAGCCGGTCTGCCCGTGGTCGTGGTCATCAACAAGATCGACCGCAAGGACGCCCGTCCCGATGAAGTGCTCAACGAGGTCTACGACCTGTTCATCGATCTGGACGCCAGCGACGAGCAGCTGGAATTCCCCGTGCTCTACGCCATCGGCCGCGCCGGTGTGGCCATGCGCAACATCGACGACGAGCAGAAGGACCTGACCCCCCTGTTCGAGACCATCCTCGAAAAGATCCCCGGTCCTTCCTACGATCCCGAGCAGCCCTTCCAGATGCTGGTGGCCGACCTGGACTACTCCGATTACCTGGGCCGTCTGGCCGTGGGCCGCATCATGCACGGCAGCATCTACGCCAACGAGAGCCTGGCCTGCATTGGTGAAGACGGTCAGGCCCGCCCCCTGCGCGCCTCCAAGATCCAGGTCTATGAAGGCCTGCAGCTAGCCGAAGTGGACAAGGCCCAGCCCGGCGACATCGTGGTGGTGGCCGGCATCGAGGACGTGACCATCGGCGACACCATCTGCACCCGCGAGAACCCCCGCGCCCTGCCGCGCATCCGCGTGGACGAGCCCACCGTGGCCATGCGCTTCGGCATCAACACCTCGCCCCTGGCCGGCCGTGAGGGCAAGCTGGTGCAGAGCCGCATGATCCGCGACCGCCTGAACCGCGAATGCCTGCGCAACGTGGCCGTGCGCGTGGAAGACACCACCGACAAGGACGCCTTCCTGGTCAAGGGCCGCGGCGAGTTCCAGATGGCCATCCTCATCGAGACCATGCGCCGCGAAGGCTTCGAGCTTTCCGTGGGCCGTCCCGAGGTCATCCTCAAGAAGGACGAGAACGGCAAGACCCTGGAGCCCATCGAGCACCTGTATGTGGACTGCGACGAGGTCTTCATGGGCGTGGTCACCGACAAGATCAACCAGCGCAAGGGCCGCATGCTCAACTGCACCAACAACGGTACCGGCCGCGTGCGTCTGGAGTTCTCCGTGCCTTCCCGCGGCCTCATCGGCTACCGCGACGAGTTCCTCACCGATACCAAGGGCACCGGCATCATGAACTCCTATCTGGAAGGCTACGAAGAATGGCGCGGCGACTTCCCCACCCGCTATTCCGGTTCCATCGTGGCCGACCGTCCCGGCAATGCCGTGGCCTACGCCCTGTTCAACCTGGAGCCCCGCGGCACCCTGTTCGTGGAGCCCGGCGATCCGGTCTACGAGGGCATGATCGTGGGCGAGCACAACCGTGACAACGACATCGACGTCAACGCCACCAAGGAAAAGAAGCTCACCAACCTGCGCGCCGCCGGCAAGGACGAGAACGTCATCCTCACCCCCGTGAAGAAGATGACCCTGGAACACGCCCTGCACTTCGTGCGTGAGGACGAACTGGTGGAAGTGACCCCCGTGTCCCTGCGCCTGCGCAAGGTGGAACTCTCCGCCCAGAAGCGCTACCAGATGGCCGGGGCCAAGAAGAAGGCCTAG